TGGGAAGCCCTGGGCAATGATGTCAGGCTGGTTTTAGCCTGGAAAGTCTCGGGAAGGTGAGGGCCTCTGTTTGATGGAAGCTGCCTCAGTTTTGCAGAGGGAGGGACCTGGGCCCTAGTAAGAATTCATGTGAAGACCATGAGTGTTGTGAGGGAACCCCCAAAGCAGAGGGGACTAAATAGAATCCTGTATCATTCTTAGCCCTGGGGGACCCAGAAGAGCTCTAACTGGAGTCCCCTCATTCTGCCTGGTGAGTCTCAGAGAAGGAATGGCCTTCTCTAACAGGATGGGTCCCAGCTCTACAGGGGAAGAAGTCTTGGCCATAACTACAGTCCAGGTATGGACTGTCAAGAAATCTCTCCTGAAAGTGGGAGGCTCACAGAGTCCCGCCCCTCTTGCCAGGCTTCTGTGGCCCAGGAAGGAGTAGCCAGGAGAATAGCAAGAGGACTCGGGAGGCTGGGGGCTCTGGGCGCTGGCAGGCCTGggccagcagagagagaagcccaggCCCTGGGAGACACGGTGAGGACCTGCGTGAGGAGCCCTAAGCAGTGGAGTCGCACAGAGCCCCGCCTCTGCTTTCAATCCTTGGAGACCCTGGACCGCGGCCAACACCGGATGCGGCTCACCCGACTTCCGTTCTGGGTGGGGCTTCGAGCGCCGGGCGCCATATTTGTTCGCTTGGCGGAGGCCGGATTCCCGGGACTGATCAGAATTCAGGGTAAGAACTCTGAGGGGGAACCGAAGAGATTCCTCCTCCCCCCTCGGCCTCCCATAATAAAGTTGGGTCCCTGAACCTGACCCTTCGGTTCGGCTCAGGGAGGTCCCAGCGGTCTATAAGGCCAAGCGGTCCCTGCATCCTCATTACCGCTTGGCCTCGGGGCCTTATGGAATGCGCGGCCCCAGGGAGGAGAGGGCCTTTGTCCAAAGGCAGCTGCCCCACGCCTGCTGGCAGTCCTGGAATGCCCTGGAGTAATTCGGGCTGAGATAACCCCTCATTTTTGCCTAGGGGGGTGGTTTTGGTAGGGCAAggactccttttcttttctttactttactttactttactttctttttttaagaaaggccTTTATGTAAAGGAGGCAGCACCATAGGCGGAGGGAGGAGTTTGGGCCCTAAAAGGAGTAAAGGTAGGACCATCATTGCTAATAAGCACCCCTCTCCACAAAATAGGGAGCTGCACACAGCAGCACCCCGGCTCTCAGATCTGGGAGTCCCTAGGTGAGGTACTCAGATGGGCAGCACCCTGAATTCTCTTCTAGCTACTCAGGGAGGTGAAGCCTTTTGCTCTGAGGCTTGTAGGCTCAAGGAGATGGAGGAATCCCAAATCCTACCTGGAGTCAAGGTCAAGTCCTGAATGGGGTCTGAGGGAGCCACTGACTCCAGAACAATGGGGGTGAAGAATCTTGCCCCTGCTGTTAACAGGCATAGGCCCCAGCCGCTCACTGCGGCTGTCAACTCAGGTCCCAGAAATATGAGGACCTTTGTCTAAGGGTTATGGCCTCAGAGCAGCAGAGAGTAGAGCCCCAGGAAGGGTTTGGAGTCAAGGTGAAGACCCTGAGTAAGGAAATGGAGACCACTCGATACCCAAATGAAAGAGTAGCTTATGACACCACCCCTGTTGTTAGTGCTGGGAGTCCTAGGACTACTCTGATTTCCTCCCTTGGGTTCTCAGGAGACAGAAGGACCAAGAGCAAGAACCCTGTGGGGTCCTAGAGCCATACCCTCACAGAACCTACAAAGGTGGCTTCTTTAAAAACCAAGGTGATCTCTCCCTGCTGTGGTGCTCACACTCTCATCTTCCCTGCTCCAGGTGCCGGCATCTTCTGCCCACACTTGTGCCTGCTGTCCCTGACCTAGTCATGCCTCGGGGCCAAAAGAGTAAGCTCCGTGCCCGTAAGAAACGCTGCCAGGCCCGTGTTGAGAGCCAGGGCCTTGGGGATACTCAGGCCACTACAGGAGAGGTCAATAAGTCCCCCTCCTCTGTTTCTGGGGATGCTCCCTCGAGCTCCCCTGCTGCTGGCGCTTCCCAGAAGCCTCAGGGATCCCAAGCCACTAGCTCTTCTGCTGCACGTGGTTCACGCCGCAGATCTAATGCAGGTGCCAAGAGCCGGGTTGACGGAGGTAAACATTCCTCCCAGGCCTCAACTTCCTCTGAGAGTGCTCGCAATGATCTTCTAACCAGGAAGGTGGGAATATTGATGCAGTTCATGCTAGAAAGGTATGCAATGAAGGCACCCATTATAAGGGCAGAGATGCTGAAGATCATCAACAAAAGGTACAAGGAAGATTTCCCTGAGATCTTCGGGAAAGCCTCTGAGCACCTGGAGCTGGTCTTTGGCCTAGAATTAAAGGAAATCAAGCCCGGTGGTCACTCCTATAACCTCGTGAGCAGCCTAGACATCACCAGTGATGGCGATGTGAGCAATGGCTGGGGTCCTCCTAAGAATGGTCTTCTTATGCCTCTTCTGAGTGTGATCTTCCTGAGTGGCAACCAAGCCTCTGAAGAGGATATCTGGGAATTCATGAATATCTTAGGCGTCTATGAAGGAAGGAAGCACGTAGTCTTTGGGGAGCCCAGGAAGCTCATCACCCAAGATTTGGTGCAGGAAAAGTACCTGGAATACCGCCAGGTGTCCGGTAGTGATCCTCCACGCTACGAGTTCCTGTGGGGCCCGAGAGCCCATGCCGAGACCAGCAAGATGAGAGTCCTAGAGTTTTTGGCGAAGGTCCATGATACCGTCCCCAGTGCTTTCCCATTCCATTATGAAGAGGCTCTGCGAGATGAGGAAGAGCGAGCCCAGGTCAGAGCCACGGCTAAGGCTGCCTCTGCTACCAAGGCCAGTGCACGTTCCAGGGCCACA
The Vulpes vulpes isolate BD-2025 chromosome X, VulVul3, whole genome shotgun sequence genome window above contains:
- the LOC112919024 gene encoding melanoma-associated antigen B1-like, which translates into the protein MPRGQKSKLRARKKRCQARVESQGLGDTQATTGEVNKSPSSVSGDAPSSSPAAGASQKPQGSQATSSSAARGSRRRSNAGAKSRVDGGKHSSQASTSSESARNDLLTRKVGILMQFMLERYAMKAPIIRAEMLKIINKRYKEDFPEIFGKASEHLELVFGLELKEIKPGGHSYNLVSSLDITSDGDVSNGWGPPKNGLLMPLLSVIFLSGNQASEEDIWEFMNILGVYEGRKHVVFGEPRKLITQDLVQEKYLEYRQVSGSDPPRYEFLWGPRAHAETSKMRVLEFLAKVHDTVPSAFPFHYEEALRDEEERAQVRATAKAASATKASARSRATSSRSTPP